GATGGAAGGAGGTGTGCGTATGTCGAACCGCCCGGCAGTCGTACCCATATTCGCCGGGCTCTTGGAGCGCATGAGCGGCTGGTTCGCAGGAGAGGACGGTCCCGCCGCGAGCCTCGAGACAATCTCCATCGAGAATTCGAACGCTGTTTGCCTCGGCCGCCACGAGAGCCGGCACGAAGGGGCACAGGCCTCGTGGGAGCGAAGCGCGCACGCCCGTCCGAGGTTGAGGCGCGCAGAGTGTCGCGGCGAAGGATTCACACCATCGTTTTGCCGGGTTGGCGTTTCTTGACGGAGTGTCATGGGCGCATGAAGGCCGTGCTCTGCGACATCGACGGCGTCCTGCTCGTGAACAACGAGGCGGTCCCCGGAGCGAGTGAGTTCCTCCACGGCCTCGTGAAGAATGAGCATCCGCTCCTTCTTCTCACGAACTACCCTTCGCAGACGCCGGGTGATCTCCAGAATCGATTCTCAGCGGCCGGCCTGGACGTTCGCGAGGAGTGCTTCTATACCTCCGCGATGGCGACGGCGGATTTCCTCTCCCGACAGCCGGGACGAAAGGCCTACGTCATCGGTGACGGCGGCTTGACCCACGAGCTCTATCGCATTGGATTCACGGTCACCGACATCGATCCCGACTTCGTCGTTCTCGGGGAGACGCACTCTTACAACTGGGAGATGATCCACAAGGCCTCCCATTTCGTGGCGCGAGGAGCACGTTTCATCGCCACCAATCCGGACGTGGCCGGTCCCGACCACCAGCCCGCCTGCGGTGCTCTCGCCGCGCCCATCGAGCGGATCAGCGGCAAGCGCCCGTTCTACGTCGGAAAGCCGAGCGCCT
This portion of the Vicinamibacteria bacterium genome encodes:
- a CDS encoding HAD-IIA family hydrolase produces the protein MKAVLCDIDGVLLVNNEAVPGASEFLHGLVKNEHPLLLLTNYPSQTPGDLQNRFSAAGLDVREECFYTSAMATADFLSRQPGRKAYVIGDGGLTHELYRIGFTVTDIDPDFVVLGETHSYNWEMIHKASHFVARGARFIATNPDVAGPDHQPACGALAAPIERISGKRPFYVGKPSAWMMRAALNRLGGHAESSVIIGDNMETDILAGVQAGLETILVLTGVTREEQLDSFAFQPGRVVPSVAQIESL